The DNA segment CGCATAAGCTTAGGTCCACTGCGATCGCTCTCGCAAAACATCAATGGTCAGTATATTTATAGTAATCTCAGAGTGTAGTCTTATTTCGAGCTTTTCAAATTAGAGTAATGACTGATTTAGTTAATTTTAAAAGTTATTTAAAGAGCCAAAGGCAATTCGGCGAAAGCCAAAAAATACTATTTCGACTGCTTAATTATAACTTCTGTCGCACCAACACCATATTTCTGATAATTAGCATCTTTAAAATCGATATTATCATATCTGCCAAGCATAAAATCCAATTCAGATTTCAAAATACCTTCACCAACTCCGTGGATAAATATAATTTTTGGTATTCTATTTCGAATAGCAAACTCAACGTGACGCTTAGCAGTTTCAGACTGCATCGTGAGAATTTCGTAATTAGAAAGACCTCTCCAGTTTTTAACTAATTTCTCAATATGAAGATCAAATTCTGGTGGCGGAATTTCTCCCTTAGTCTTCTTCTCCTTTACAAAACTTCGAGCTTTGGGAATTTCCTTTTGCTGTAGAATTGAATCAGTATTAAACCTTCCCATTTCTTTTTGAAAATCGCTATTATCCGAAATTTTGATCAGCTCTCTTTCACTAAATGTAATGGTAAATCCATCAATAGTTTCGACCGTTATTCCATTACTATTAAAACCGGTAACTACACCATTCATATCTTCATCTAAAGCCGCAACTTTATCACCAATACTAAAGTTCTTCATCTTCTTCACTTTGATTTTTACTTGGAGTTTTTGAACTTAATCGCATCATTCCAAACATGAAAACTACAAACGCAACTATCATGATATACGGATTAGAATCTTCTTGTGACTGCTCGTAAAAAGCAATGATAATAGCCGCAATCATCAATAATGGAATTAGAAACTTCATAGATTTGGATTTGATTTGCCAAAAATAGCAAACTTTCCCGTGCCTTGTCCTATCTCGCTTAGATTAAAAAACATTTATTTTAATATTCTTTAAACCAATAATCTTTACAAATTTCGAACATAATCAAACCTTTTTTGTAATCTTGCATTAATGAAAATTGAAGCAGAAGATATTATGTTACCCTGTATGAACAAGCAGCTTTTCGGCATTGATTGTCCGGGGTGTGGCACCCAGCGAGCGGTTTCATTACTTTTGCAAGGAGATTTTTCGGCAGCGTTTTCAATGTTTCCAGCAATTTATACTACAATTGCGCTATTTCTACTGTTAGGATTACATATTGTAGACAAACGACGTTCATATCAAAAAATCCTAATTGCCGTTGCAATAATTAATGCAGTAATTATGATAATTTCATATATTTACAAAATGACTAACCTCTAAATAATAATTAAATCTACTTATGGAAAAAAGAAATTTACCCAATGCCACCGCGGTATTAGTGCTGGGAATCATGTCAATATTAACCTGCTGCTGCTACGGAATTGTGGGGCTAATATTTGGAGCTGTAGCTTTGTTCTTAGCGCAGAAAGATTTAAAACTTTACAATGCTGAACCGGAATTGTATCTAAACTACTCAAATCTTAAAATTGGTAGAACACTTGCAATTATTGGTATTAGTTTAAGTGCAATCTATCTTATCATTACAATTTATATGTACCTAGTAATTGGAGAAGCCGGAATGCTTGAAATGATGGAAAATTTGCAGTTGAAAATGGAGCAACAGCAGATGAATAATTAATATAAAAAAAAGGGATTTCAAATTTGAAATCCCTTTTTTATTATAAATGCACTCGTGTATGTAAGTAGCTTAATCTAGTTTCGTTACTGTACCCTTTTGTTTTGCGGCAGATCCTACGATATTAAATTCAAAAATATAAGAATCTTTTGTAGTAGACAGTATCTTCATCGCCACCGCTTTTTGCTCTTCCATATTCTTTGGATTAATTTTCTTCAAAATATATTCACAGTCATTTGTCCATCTTACAGAAGATGTATCCGTTTTACCGTTGTAGGTTTCGATTTCAAAATCCTCAGTGCGTTCAAACATCGTGGTTTCTACTTTACCATTAACTGTATGTTCAAATTTAAATTTACCAGTTTTGAAGTCGGCACAATTGCGGTCCCTTTCGTAGCAAGAAAAAAATAGTGGTACTAAGAATACTAAAAAAAACTTTTTCATTATTAATTTATAATTTAATAGTTAAAAAACAGCGATAACTAGACGATTTTGATGTCATACTTTTCCAAAAGTCCCGACAATCCTTCTTTTGAAAATTTTGCTTTCTTGAGCATATTTGATTCTGGATCGATACTATAATTTTGAGCCGAATATAAGTTTGCTTCTTTAAGTATGGTATTCTGAAAAATTGCACCTTGCAAATTGCTATCGTCAAAAATAGCCTTTGTAAGATCAGCCGACGTAAAATTAACTTCTCTTACAGAAGAATTTATAAACTTACTCTTCTGCATCTTCTTATTATTAAAAGAGGCGTAATCTACATTACAACTATTAAAGTCTACGGCAAACAGAAAATCATCGCACTCTTGAAACTGAATTCCCAATAATTTGCAATTTTCAAAATGAACTTGTTTTAAGCTTGTTCCTCTCAAATTTAAATTTGAAAGATTGCAATCGTAAAATTCACAATCCAAAAAAGTATTCGACGAAAAGTCTGAATTACTAAAATCGCAATTCCTAAAAATACACCCGTCAAACTCACGATTATTAACTCGTTGATCTGTAAAAATTACTTTTTCATATGTCTGATGGACATTAATAAAATCTTTCATACCTAATCTGTCATGCTATTTACGATTGTACTAATGCCTTTAAACATTAAAACCACCGCCGAAAAACAAAAGATAATTCCAACTGCCAAAACCAAATAATGCCAGTTTGTATGCGAATTCATAAACGCATTGTAAATGATAACGGGACCAGTAAAAATAAGCGGAAGTGCAAATAGCAAGTATTTAATTCCTTTGTTTAGAATATCTTTATCTGTTGGCATATTATTTTTTATTTTAATTATTATTTTGAAAATATTCTACTGCTTTCCGAACACTTCCTTGCGATTGAAGCAATTGTAAAGCTACTTCGGCAGAAACATTTATCTCGCTGATGATCATATTTACACCTCGATTTACGAGCTTTTCATTGCTAAGCTGCATATCGACCATTTTATTTCCTTTCACGCGACCAAGCTGAATCATGGCTGTGGTCGAAATCATATTTAGCACTAACTTCTGAGCCGTTCCCGCTTTCATTCTAGAACTTCCGGTTACAAATTCTGGTCCTACCACGACCACAACCGGAAATTTAGCTTCCAGCGCAATCGGACTTCCTTCGTTGCAAACGATACAACCTGTATTGATCTGCCGCATATTACTTTGGCGTAAGCCTCCCAATACATAGGGAGTTGTACCCGAAGCTGCGATTCCAATCACGAAATCGTTTTCATTGATAGTATAATTTTCTAAATCTTTCCAAGCTTGATTTTCATCATCTTCGGCATTTTCTACCGCTTGTCTGATTGCAGCATCGCCACCCGCAATTAATCCGTTAACCAGATCGGCAGGAACACCAAAAGTTGGAGGACACTCAGAAGCATCAACAACTCCCAATCTACCAGAAGTTCCCGCGCCGATATAAAACAGTCGACCACCTTTTTTCAGACATTCCACCGCTTTAGTCACAAGCTTTTCGATTGCTGGAATTTGCTTTTGTACAGAAAGTGCAACCGTTTGATCTTCTTTATTAATATTAGAAAGCAACTCGGCAATACTAGAATTTTCTAGTGAGTCAAAATTACTGCATGATTCTGTGGTTTTAATGAAGGTCATAAGGTGAATATTTTAACTGTAAAATTATTTATGTTGAATGTTTAAACTAGAACAACAAACCGCGCTTTTCTAAATTTCTAAAAAGTTATTTCGAATAAATTTCTTTAAGAAACTTCGGTAGATTTTAAACTATTTCTTCAATTGATTTGTTCAATAAATCTCCATCGTAATCCACATCTTCATTTTTAAATTGTTCTTCTGTAAACGCTTTTAACTTCTTCTCAGCCTTCAAATACTTCCCAAAAAACTTGATATCGATCAGCCCAATAAAATCTATTTTACTGCTGACAATCGTAAAATCTGTATTGGGAAACTTGCGAGAATATTGCAAGTCATCAAAATGTTGTCCCTGCAAATACAAAGTCTCGTTTTCTGAGATTTTAATATAAAAACCAGAACCTAAATCAAATGTTTCTCTTCTTTTATAAACTTTCTCGGTTTGTATTTTTAGCACTTGTGCTTTACCATTTTTTATTTCGTCCTCAACTTTGCTATTCCAGCCAATTCGTCCCTCTTTCTTCATCCAATAAAACACAATTCCTATTGAGAATAGTAATAAAGGAATTAAAATCAGCAGCTGTGTTTCAGAAGAAACTTTATCAATGAACTTGTCATATAGTAATAATGGAAACAAACATAAAAAAGCAACCCAAATAAACTTCAATATAAAGTTTTCAATTTGTTCCCAAAATGAAAACTTTTTACTTCTCAATACTTTAATTTCATCTTCGCTATATGGGCGTTCACTCTTTTCCATTTATGATTGGTTTCTAATGCGAATGCGCATCTCCAAATCCTAAAAAGTACGCTAGAATAATTCCCAAAATAATCATCGAAAGTTTGGCAAAATTAAATTTATGCCCTTCTGATGCTTCAAAGATAATTGTAGATGAGATATGGAACAGAATTCCAATTACCACTGCCGTTATCTGCGTATAGTAATCATGCAATATCGGAAGAAATTTCGAGACCATCGTCCCAAGTGGCGTCATCATCGCGAAGAACATCATAAATAGGAAAATAATATGCTTTTTAAGTTGGGCGTTGACAAAAAATAAGGTCAAAATGATTGCAATTGGCAAATGATGAATCGCTATTCCCAAAGCCAAATGCTCGTGATGACTCACCGGAAAGCCTTCTAGAAATGCGTGAATACACAAACTTATAAAAAGCAACCAAGGCATTTTGGACATGGAATGATTTCCATGAACATGTCCGTGCTCTGCTCCTTTCGAGAAGAATTCTAATATGATTTGGAACAAAATTCCCATCATAATAAAAATTCCCACACTGTCATCATGTTTTGAATAGACCTCGGGCAGCAAATGCATTACGGTAAGCGATAGCAAAAAAGATCCACTAAAAGCTAATAGTAATTTGATGTTTGTCTTATTCTGTGGTTTTAAAAATAAAGCAATGCCATATCCTAATAAGACAGAAAGTAATGGTAATAGGTAATTCATCTATTTAAAGATCATAATTAAACGTTCAGATTCTTTTTTGCTGAATTTATGAAGTTTGTAATCTCCAAAAATGTCAATTAAATCGATATCTAGTTCTTGCATCATCGTTTCAAATTTCTGCAAAGTCAGCGCTTGCACGCGTTCTGTAAAATGAAACTTCTCCCCTTTATCTTCAAAATCAATCGCCTTCTGAATAAATTCGCCATCATACCATCGTTTAATTTCAAAAGTAATTCCGTCAACGATTTTAATTTCTTCAGCAACTAGATTTTCGATCACATAATCAGCGTTCATAAAATCGATAACACCAAAACCATATTCGGTCAAACCGTCTCGAATAGATTCTAAAGTCTTCAAATTGTCAGAATCGCATTCAAAATAGCCAAAACTGGTAAAAAGATTAAAAATGGCATCAAACTTTTTATCAAATGGCTTTCGCATATCGTGCACTTTGAAATGAAGTTTATCATTTTCAAATTCTGAAGCTTCGGCAATACTTTTCTCAGACAAGTCGTAGCCAACAACGTCATACCCTATTTCGTTAAGATAAATGGCGTGACGGCCTTTGCCACAAGCAAGGTCAAGGATTGTTGAATCTTCGGGAAGGTTTAGATACTGCGTTATGGTATCCATAAAAAATTGAGCTTCGGTATCGTCGCGATCTTTGTAAAGTATGTGATAATAGGGAGTATCAAACCACGATTCGAACCAATTAGAGTGTATTTCCGAATGTTTTTCTAGGTCGTTATTAAAGGAATCTTGCATTATTCTATTAGGATGAATTCTTAACCTACAAATTTAATGTATTTTTGCACCCAATAGCTTACTTTACTATGGAAAATAATTTTAAAATGATTGCCAAAACCTTTTTTGGTTTTGAAGAAATATTAGCAAAAGAACTTATAATGCTGGGCGCACAGGATGTAGAGCCTGGTGTTCGGATGGTAAGTTTTAAGGGCGACAAAGGATTTATGTACAAAGCAAATGTCTCTTTGCGAACTGCGTTAAAAATTTTAAAACCTATCTACCACTTTCGCGCAAGCACCGAAGAGCATTTATACAAAGGAATTTCTGGAATTCATTGGTCAAAATATTTACACGCCGATCAGACATTTGTAATCGATACAACGGTTCACTCAGATCACTTCAAGCACTCACAATACGTTTCTCAAAAATCCAAAGATGCCATTGTAGATCAGTTTCGCTCGCGTTTTGGACAGCGTCCAAGCGTAGAGAAAGACCATCCAGATTTGCGCATCAATATTCACATTGACAAAGACCAAGTGTCTGTGGCGCTCGATACTTCAGGTCGTTCACTGCACCAACGTGGGTATCGAACTGCGACCAATATTGCGCCGATCAATGAGGTTTTAGGTGCTGGAATGCTCCTACTTTCTGGTTGGGACGGTCAAGGCGATTTCCTAGATCCTATGTGCGGTTCTGGAACTTTGCTGATAGAAGCTGCGATGATTGCCTGCAATATTCCTGCAAATATCAACCGACGTGAGTTTGGATTCGAAAAATGGAATGATTGGGACAACGAACTTTTTGATACCATTACCGACTCTCTGCTGAAAAAAGTTCGTGAGTTTCATTATACGATTACTGGTTATGACAAAGCGCCGTCTGCTGTGCAAAAAGCAAAAGACAACGTGATTAATGCCAATCTTCAAGAGTATATCAAAATCAGCGAGAAGAACTTTTTCGATACTCAAAAAGAGACAAAAGGCCCGCTACATATCGCGTTTAACCCACCTTATGGCGAGCGTCTTGACATTCAGATGGAGCGTTTTTACCGAGAAATTGGCGATACCCTCAAAAAAGAATATCCTGGCACAAATGCTTGGATGATTACCGCAAACCTTGAAGCATTGAAGTTTGTAGGTCTGAGACCATCGCGTAAAATCAAGCTTTTCAACGGAAGTCTTGAGGCGCGTCTAGTGAAGTACGAAATGTACGAAGGTAGCAAGCGAACAAAATTCCAAATGGATCGTGAAGATGAAGAAGCTCCAGAAGTTGAGCAAATTCAGGATACAAATGAAGAGCAAGAAAATCAAAATTAAAATATAGATTTATGTCCAAACAAATCAAAGCATTCGTATTTCAATTAGGCTGTTTCGCCATTTTATTTGTGATCGCACGTTACTTAGTTGCCGAATATACTGGCCTCACAGGCTATTGGATTCCACTTACCGCATTTGTAATTGGAACATTATTGGCACCAAAATTCCACGCCGTAAAAACACAAGAAGGCGAAAAATTGTACTGGAAATGGCTTTTTGTAAAAGGAGTTAGAGAAATAAAATAAGAATTAAGATTTGGGCGTTCCCTTCGGGCAGGCTGTCCACTATATCTTTTTCCTGTCCAAAAAAGGCCAGAAAAAAGGATGCCGCTCCCATCCTTAACGCAAACAACCTCGACCATGATTCATTTGAATTGTGGTCGAGGTTTTTTTTTGAAAATGGGGAATATTGGTAGGAAATTATGTCGGGATATTGGAAGTTGCATTTTTTTTAACAGTAATAATCTATTAAAAATTTCTTAAATGCTTAATATAATTTTCTATATTGCTGTGGAAAATAAGACTGACGTTTGTCAGACATATATACTAATATTGAGGTTAGTATAGCTGACGCTGTTAGGCATATTAATAAGTTTGGTGAAAATAAAAAAAACATTGAGAGAGGAATTTAAATACGAATTGATGGATAATCCTGTCTCATTCATTTGCTCTAAATGGATGTTGGATAGAACACCTTTCATTTTCGGAGAGGACAGAATAAAATATATTGAATGGAAAGAACAACTTGCTGAAAAACTTCAAGTGGATAGTAAATCTATGGTCTTTACTGGAAGTTCAAGTTGCGGTTTTAGCTTAAATCCAAATAAAAATTATCGTGAATTTAACGAGGGTTCGGATATTGATATTGCCATAATTTCCAGTTATCATTTTGATATAGCTTGGAAGACTTTAAGAAATTTAGGAACAAAACGTTTCGACCTAAATAGCGTTCAACAGAATTGCCTAAAAGAACACGTTAACCGTTTAATTTATTGGGGAACTATTGCAACAGACAAAATATTAGAGATACTTCCATTCGGTAAAGAATGGACATTACATTTACTTAATATGGAAAAAGTTGACCCAATAAATGATAGAACGATAAATATTAGAATTTATAAGGATTATGAGTCTCTACGAGCATATCATATAAACAACTTAACAAATTTAAGAACTCAACTCTTCGAGAATGAATAAAATGACAAATTTTTTAAATACAACAAATAGAAATGTGGCTTGGTTCAAAGGAGCTTTTGACCGTGGAGAATTGGATATGAAACCCCCTTTTCAACGAAACCCAGTTTGGGTAACGAAACAAAAAAGTTATTTGATAGATACTATATTAAATCAGTATCCAATTCCAGAAATTTATATGCAGGAAACTGTGGATGAAAAAGGCAAGGCAAAATATATTATTGTGGATGGGCAACAAAGAACACGAGCAATGTTAGAATTTCTTGAAGGTAAATATTGCATTAATGGCAAGGAAAGCCCAGATTTTGCAGATATGTATTTTGAAGATTTAACCGCAGAGCAAAAAAAGACATTTTTTCAATACAATTTTGTGATTCGAGTTTTACCTGACATTCCAGACCCTCAATTGAGAGAAATATTTCAAAGATTGAATAAAAATGTCGTTTCACTTAATAAGCAAGAATTGCGACAAGCCACATATTGGGGACCTTTTATAAAAACAATGAATACTTTATCCGATAAAGATTATTGGAGTAAAATTGATGTATTTACAGCTAACGATATTAGAAGAATGTTGGACGTGGAATATATTAGCGAATTGGCAATTTTTTATATGCACGGCTTCCAAAATAAAAAGGACAATTTGGATAAATATTATGCATTGTACGAAGAAGAGTTTGAAAACAGTAAAGAGGTAATTGAGACTTTTGACACAGTAAACGGAGAAATTCTTAAGATTCTACCAGAAATAAATAATACAAGGTGGAGTAAAAAAGCTGATTATTATACATTATTTGGCCTCTTTGCAAAACAAAAAGATGAACTTCCACTATCTAAAGATAAAAGAGAAATGGCGAGAAGTAAACTTTTGGAATTTGCAGAAGAGATTAACTATTTTGTAAAAACAGACAAAGGCGATGAAGAAGTAAGTTACAATCCAGAAACTAAAGAATACGGAAGAGGAATTAGAGCAACGACAGATTCAGGAAGTCGAAAA comes from the Flavobacterium ardleyense genome and includes:
- a CDS encoding Smr/MutS family protein; amino-acid sequence: MKNFSIGDKVAALDEDMNGVVTGFNSNGITVETIDGFTITFSERELIKISDNSDFQKEMGRFNTDSILQQKEIPKARSFVKEKKTKGEIPPPEFDLHIEKLVKNWRGLSNYEILTMQSETAKRHVEFAIRNRIPKIIFIHGVGEGILKSELDFMLGRYDNIDFKDANYQKYGVGATEVIIKQSK
- a CDS encoding DUF2752 domain-containing protein; amino-acid sequence: MKIEAEDIMLPCMNKQLFGIDCPGCGTQRAVSLLLQGDFSAAFSMFPAIYTTIALFLLLGLHIVDKRRSYQKILIAVAIINAVIMIISYIYKMTNL
- a CDS encoding CCC motif membrane protein, with product MEKRNLPNATAVLVLGIMSILTCCCYGIVGLIFGAVALFLAQKDLKLYNAEPELYLNYSNLKIGRTLAIIGISLSAIYLIITIYMYLVIGEAGMLEMMENLQLKMEQQQMNN
- a CDS encoding DNA topoisomerase IV; this translates as MKKFFLVFLVPLFFSCYERDRNCADFKTGKFKFEHTVNGKVETTMFERTEDFEIETYNGKTDTSSVRWTNDCEYILKKINPKNMEEQKAVAMKILSTTKDSYIFEFNIVGSAAKQKGTVTKLD
- a CDS encoding pentapeptide repeat-containing protein; amino-acid sequence: MKDFINVHQTYEKVIFTDQRVNNREFDGCIFRNCDFSNSDFSSNTFLDCEFYDCNLSNLNLRGTSLKQVHFENCKLLGIQFQECDDFLFAVDFNSCNVDYASFNNKKMQKSKFINSSVREVNFTSADLTKAIFDDSNLQGAIFQNTILKEANLYSAQNYSIDPESNMLKKAKFSKEGLSGLLEKYDIKIV
- a CDS encoding DUF6095 family protein, with amino-acid sequence MPTDKDILNKGIKYLLFALPLIFTGPVIIYNAFMNSHTNWHYLVLAVGIIFCFSAVVLMFKGISTIVNSMTD
- the murQ gene encoding N-acetylmuramic acid 6-phosphate etherase, which gives rise to MTFIKTTESCSNFDSLENSSIAELLSNINKEDQTVALSVQKQIPAIEKLVTKAVECLKKGGRLFYIGAGTSGRLGVVDASECPPTFGVPADLVNGLIAGGDAAIRQAVENAEDDENQAWKDLENYTINENDFVIGIAASGTTPYVLGGLRQSNMRQINTGCIVCNEGSPIALEAKFPVVVVVGPEFVTGSSRMKAGTAQKLVLNMISTTAMIQLGRVKGNKMVDMQLSNEKLVNRGVNMIISEINVSAEVALQLLQSQGSVRKAVEYFQNNN
- a CDS encoding ZIP family metal transporter, whose protein sequence is MNYLLPLLSVLLGYGIALFLKPQNKTNIKLLLAFSGSFLLSLTVMHLLPEVYSKHDDSVGIFIMMGILFQIILEFFSKGAEHGHVHGNHSMSKMPWLLFISLCIHAFLEGFPVSHHEHLALGIAIHHLPIAIILTLFFVNAQLKKHIIFLFMMFFAMMTPLGTMVSKFLPILHDYYTQITAVVIGILFHISSTIIFEASEGHKFNFAKLSMIILGIILAYFLGFGDAHSH
- a CDS encoding SAM-dependent methyltransferase, producing MQDSFNNDLEKHSEIHSNWFESWFDTPYYHILYKDRDDTEAQFFMDTITQYLNLPEDSTILDLACGKGRHAIYLNEIGYDVVGYDLSEKSIAEASEFENDKLHFKVHDMRKPFDKKFDAIFNLFTSFGYFECDSDNLKTLESIRDGLTEYGFGVIDFMNADYVIENLVAEEIKIVDGITFEIKRWYDGEFIQKAIDFEDKGEKFHFTERVQALTLQKFETMMQELDIDLIDIFGDYKLHKFSKKESERLIMIFK
- a CDS encoding THUMP domain-containing class I SAM-dependent RNA methyltransferase, whose protein sequence is MENNFKMIAKTFFGFEEILAKELIMLGAQDVEPGVRMVSFKGDKGFMYKANVSLRTALKILKPIYHFRASTEEHLYKGISGIHWSKYLHADQTFVIDTTVHSDHFKHSQYVSQKSKDAIVDQFRSRFGQRPSVEKDHPDLRINIHIDKDQVSVALDTSGRSLHQRGYRTATNIAPINEVLGAGMLLLSGWDGQGDFLDPMCGSGTLLIEAAMIACNIPANINRREFGFEKWNDWDNELFDTITDSLLKKVREFHYTITGYDKAPSAVQKAKDNVINANLQEYIKISEKNFFDTQKETKGPLHIAFNPPYGERLDIQMERFYREIGDTLKKEYPGTNAWMITANLEALKFVGLRPSRKIKLFNGSLEARLVKYEMYEGSKRTKFQMDREDEEAPEVEQIQDTNEEQENQN
- a CDS encoding DUF262 domain-containing protein, encoding MTNFLNTTNRNVAWFKGAFDRGELDMKPPFQRNPVWVTKQKSYLIDTILNQYPIPEIYMQETVDEKGKAKYIIVDGQQRTRAMLEFLEGKYCINGKESPDFADMYFEDLTAEQKKTFFQYNFVIRVLPDIPDPQLREIFQRLNKNVVSLNKQELRQATYWGPFIKTMNTLSDKDYWSKIDVFTANDIRRMLDVEYISELAIFYMHGFQNKKDNLDKYYALYEEEFENSKEVIETFDTVNGEILKILPEINNTRWSKKADYYTLFGLFAKQKDELPLSKDKREMARSKLLEFAEEINYFVKTDKGDEEVSYNPETKEYGRGIRATTDSGSRKVRENALNMKLEGLWE